A section of the Quatrionicoccus australiensis genome encodes:
- a CDS encoding GspE/PulE family protein, with protein MPLGRKLIEEGLLSEDQLRIALQEQMQQDLPLGKLLVALGFISETVLRDALSATLGQRSIDPGKAIIDPQAIRMVPHDVAKRHHILAVAYDEQQQRLTLAIPDLHNIVALDQVSAGLAETVEIETWLAGESEIDQAIDRHYGHELSIDGILHELETGEIDWSSLSTAGDEYRQPVVRLVDAILSDAVKRRASDIHFEPENSFLRIRYRIDGMLRQIRALHNSCWPPMIVRIKVLAGMNIAENRAPQDGRISLSISGRAVDFRVASQLTLHGENIVLRILDRHKGIVPLEQLGLSEKQLVLLQTMIARPEGIILVTGPTGSGKTTTLYSILNHLNVEGVNIMTLEDPVEYPLPLVRQTSISEATRLDFASGIRSMMRQDPDIILVGEIRDADTAEMALRAAMTGHQVYSTLHTGSAIGAIPRLLDIGMQPGIIAGNMIGIVAQRLIRRLCAHCKSPHSATPDEVRLLALPVDTEKTTLFRAAGCTHCDFQGYRGRLAIMEILRIDAAIDELIARQASAREIFSQALQSGFVPLIDDGCRRVLDGSTSLSELGRVVDLSNRM; from the coding sequence TTGCCGCTTGGTCGAAAGCTGATCGAGGAAGGACTACTCTCAGAAGACCAGCTACGTATCGCACTGCAGGAGCAAATGCAGCAGGATCTGCCGCTCGGAAAACTGCTGGTTGCACTTGGCTTCATCTCGGAAACCGTCCTGCGCGATGCCTTGTCGGCAACACTGGGGCAACGCAGCATCGATCCGGGCAAGGCCATCATCGATCCACAAGCCATCCGGATGGTTCCCCATGACGTGGCAAAACGCCACCATATCCTCGCCGTGGCTTACGACGAGCAGCAGCAACGCCTGACCCTAGCCATCCCCGATCTCCACAATATCGTTGCCCTTGATCAGGTGAGTGCCGGACTGGCAGAAACGGTAGAGATCGAAACCTGGCTCGCCGGCGAATCGGAAATCGACCAGGCGATTGATCGGCATTACGGCCACGAATTATCGATAGACGGCATTCTGCACGAGCTCGAAACCGGCGAAATCGACTGGTCCAGCCTGTCGACCGCCGGTGACGAATACCGCCAGCCGGTCGTCCGCCTGGTTGACGCAATTCTCAGCGACGCCGTCAAACGGCGCGCGTCGGATATCCATTTCGAACCGGAAAACAGTTTCCTGCGCATCCGCTACCGGATCGACGGCATGCTGCGCCAGATTCGCGCCCTGCACAATTCCTGCTGGCCACCCATGATCGTGCGCATCAAGGTGCTCGCCGGAATGAATATTGCCGAGAACCGCGCCCCGCAGGATGGCCGGATCAGTCTGAGCATTTCCGGGCGAGCGGTGGATTTCCGGGTTGCCAGCCAATTGACCCTGCATGGCGAAAACATCGTGCTGCGCATCCTTGACCGCCACAAGGGCATCGTCCCACTCGAGCAGTTAGGCCTGAGCGAAAAACAATTGGTGCTGTTGCAAACCATGATCGCGCGCCCGGAAGGCATCATCCTGGTGACCGGCCCGACCGGCAGCGGCAAGACAACGACGCTCTATTCGATACTGAACCACCTCAATGTCGAGGGGGTCAATATCATGACCCTGGAAGACCCCGTCGAATACCCACTGCCGCTGGTCCGCCAGACCTCAATCTCGGAAGCGACCCGCCTGGATTTTGCCAGCGGCATTCGCTCAATGATGCGCCAGGATCCCGACATCATCCTGGTCGGCGAAATCCGCGATGCCGACACCGCCGAAATGGCGTTGCGAGCGGCAATGACCGGCCACCAGGTGTACTCCACCCTGCATACCGGCTCGGCAATCGGCGCCATTCCCCGGTTGCTCGACATCGGCATGCAGCCGGGCATCATCGCCGGCAACATGATCGGCATCGTTGCCCAGCGTCTGATCCGTCGCCTCTGTGCACACTGCAAGTCGCCCCATTCGGCAACACCGGATGAAGTGCGACTACTTGCCCTACCGGTCGACACCGAGAAAACCACGCTTTTCCGCGCAGCCGGCTGCACCCACTGTGATTTTCAGGGGTATCGCGGCCGCCTGGCGATTATGGAAATACTGCGTATCGATGCCGCGATTGACGAACTCATCGCCCGCCAGGCAAGCGCCCGCGAGATCTTTAGCCAGGCATTGCAAAGCGGATTCGTTCCATTGATTGACGATGGCTGCCGCCGTGTCCTTGACGGCAGCACATCGCTGAGCGAGCTGGGCCGCGTCGTCGATCTAAGCAACCGGATGTAG